A segment of the Sanyastnella coralliicola genome:
GATAACCAATTGAAAAGCACCCACGAGGGTGCTTTTTTTTGGCAATGTATTTGAGAAATAGAGCGTTGAACTGAAGCTTAACAGCAACAAAACAACATCTATGAAAACGCTCTTGCTCGGGGTAGCCCTGGTCTTTAGCTGCCTTTCGTCTACCGCTCAATATGAATTTAATGCCATTGGAGGTGGGTTGTCTTATATGAAATCTCTCTCCGAAAAGCGCAGTGGTTTTGGATACCAAGCGGGATTTGGAGGGGAAATTAAAGAGAATTGGTTCCTCAGTCTTGGCTATGGTAATTACAGCTCGATTGAGAGTGTTGATACACGGATTCCTGCGAATTACAATGTAGAGAAGTACCGATTAGTTGTTCTTTATTTGATGCCCAAAGGGAAGGTCAAGCCGTTCTTCGGAATGAGTGTTGCGTATGCCATTGAGGAGGTGAAATTATTGGATCGGAAACGAAATATGTTTTAGGTTGGGCCGCAGGTTGGGCTTTCGTTGACGACGGAAGGGCGGTGGACTACTGGGGTGAGTTTGATTTGCTATCAGGGGTTGGGGGCGGAGTCTTCGGATTGGTTGTTCCCGCAGGTTGGGCTGGCCTATAGAATCACCAAAAAATGATTCTTTTTCCCTCTCGAGGCGGGCCCTCCCCCGCCGCCTCGCTTGCCGAGGGGTGAAGTTCGGGCCGGGAATTTAGATTGCCAAAAAAGTTGCCGCTTTCTTTATTTCTGTCGGACAATCCTTTATTTCCGTCGAACTTTTACCCTCGAAAAGCAAGACAAAGTACAACTTCACATTACACGAAACCAGTGGATTAAGCTCGACTTTATAGTCGTTGGACAATCTTTTATGAACGCCATTCTTCGACGTGCGCGACGATACCTAGCGTGAGCATAAGCTGGGCAGAACCATAGGTGCCCATGATGTACAAATCACTGTAAGAAATAGGAGAGTGGAAGCGGTTAAATGCAATCAGCGTGTCTGACAACATGAAGATCGCTGCTCCTAAGGCCACGAACCAAAAACTGTAACGACTGGTTTTTCGCCATCGGGCGATTCCTCCTAACAGCATCGTGGTGATGGCGAAGGTGTAGAAAAGCACCGGAATCATCATCTCCCCAACATCATTTTTCAAGATGCTGAAGATGGTTCCTGAAAGGGCCACCGGAATGATTAGAGTAAGCGGATATTTCCTCAAGACAATCTGCTCAAAGTTTGTGTCCACCGCCTTGAAGAAGGTCAATGCGTAGAGCAATTGTGCGATGAGAAAACTACTCAAACCAGCAATGAAATAGGACTCATTCTCAGAACCGAGAAGTAGTATGTCTCCAAACCAAGAGAAGAGTTGAGCTAGGATGAAGAAGGGAAATAGTTTCCCAAATGATTTCCGCGCTAGCGTAGAGATAATCGTGAGGATTGGCATCAAACCACCCTTCATGATTCCGTGTAGCACTGGGTAGTCCCACTGGATTGTTTCAGTGTACAATTCGGCGATTAGCCAAATCAGATAAATGATAACAAGAAGTCTAGTCTGCTTTTTCATCGAACCTTCCTCGGGAGCGCAAGATAGCGAACCAGGCAGTTGAAACGAGTCCCGAAATAATCACGGTGGCCGCCACTGGAATCTGACCAATGACGAGCGCCAACCAGACACCAAAGCCCATCATCAATGCGAGACGGATCGCCTCAAGAAAAACACCACTTCTGCTTTGATCGAAAATGGAACCCAAAGCGAATACTTGGTACAAGGTGAACACCAAGAAGAGCATTTTCTGATTCATCGTATAGTTCTCTAGGGTGAACAGAATGAAAGCAGAAGCACCAATGAGGATGGTGTACTCAACGAGTAGGTAGATGTTTAATCCTAGAGGAATCTTGCGGTCATATTTCTCCTCTTTACCAGTGAGTTCTGGAGGAGCATTGAAACCGCCCATGCTTTCTGGATACCAGCCCGGAGAAGCGAATAAGAAGCGAATCTTATCTCCTAGACTTGGTATGGAGCCGACGTCTGCCCAGAGTTCTTTGAAGGGCTGGACGTGCGCCATGACGGGGTTGAAGGTGTTGAGCGGACGGGTAATACCGTAGGTCGGTCGTTCCTCTTCTTGTTGGAAGGTGCCGAACATGCGGTCCCAAATGATGAATACCCCTGCGTGGTTCTTGTCGATGTACTTTGGGTTTCTACCGTGGTGTACACGATGATGCGATGGGGTGTTAAGAATGTATTCCAACGGCCCCATGCGGTCGATGAGTTCAGTGTGTATCCAAAACTGATAGAGCAGATTGAATCCAATGGAAATCAAGAACCATTCAGGAGGAAATCCAATGGCAGCCAGCGGAAGGTAAACCCAAAACATCAGCATCTTCTGGAAAGCACCTTGACGCAGTGCAACAGAGAGATTATACTCCTCGCTTTGATGGTGGACTACGTGCCCTGTCCAGAATAAATTCACTTGATGACTAACACGATGAGACCAGTAATAGGCGAGGTCAACGGCAACGAAGCAGAGGATAAATGCTGCCCAGTGATCAACCATTTGCCATGGGGTGATTGGCTCTAGGAGTTCGTAAACGACTGTGTAAATACCGATGGTCAATACCTTGGCGAAGATGCCAGTGGTTTGGTCAATGACGCCGCAGCTAATGTTGGCAATGGCATCATTCAGGCGGTAATGGCCCTTTTTTCCTTTACGTTGCTGGAAGGCATCGAAGACGAGTTCGAGACCGATCAGGACGAAAAAGATCGGGATACTGAGTATGACGGGATCAAAGTTCAGGGCAATCGCTTTTCAGTAAAGGTATTCCACATCTTGGGTGAAATCAAGTACCTTGTTGAACAACTAACAACAACTAAAATATGAAGAAGCTAATCCTTCTAATGTGCTTGATCGCCTTTTCAAGTGCTTCCTTCGCGCAAAACGAAAGCGATCTTGCAGGTGTTCGCCTAGGCGCTACCATCGGAACTCAATATTCATTTATGCGCTATCCTGCTGATTTCATTGTGAATCGAGTTCAAGGTCTTGGATCATTTCATGCTGGGGCTTGGATGAAGGTGAAAGTTGTAGATCCACTGTACGTTCGCGTTGAGGGGATTTACTCGCAGCGAAACACCAAGGGAGATTATGTTCATCAGTTTCAAGAAGATGATGGTGTTTGGTATTTCCCTATCGACAGCAAAGTGAAAGACACTTTCTTCGAAATACCGATTATCGGTGAGTATTACGTGACACCGGAAGTATCAGGGTATGGTGGAATCCATACGGCGGTTTTATTGAATTCTGATGTGACTGTTGATGATGCAACAATGGCAGAAGTAGCTGATAACGTTGATTTGACAGTGGAAGACATTACACCTCCAGATCGCAATAACGTAGAGATTGGATACATATTAGGTATCCAGTATCAAGTCGAGCCTAATATCGCGGTTGGATGTCGATTAACCAGAATGCTTACTACTGCCTACGATATTGATCAAGAGCTTGATACACGTTATGGTATGTATCAATTCTATTTGTGTATTGAGTTAAATTGATTGGAGATAGAATATGAGAGAGGGATTTATACTTCTATTCTTCGTCGCCTTGACACTATTTGTCCGTGGTCAGGAGAAGTATGAAACACCGCTCTTTGATTGTGGATTCCATGTGGGCTCCAACTATTCACTGCTCCGATCGTCGGATGATTTTTCTGGAGACTGGATGCACGGACTTGGAGAACTCGATTTAGGAGTATTCCTCAAGTTTCGTGTGAAAGCACCTCTAATGATGAGGGTAGAGGTTCTGAGCACACGAAGATCATTCACCGGCCCAAGACCATATGTGAATAGGACAGCAGCAGGAACTTCTGCTGTAGCTCTAATAAGGGCTAAAACACTTGAGTTTTACACACTTTACAATGTCATTGGGGAATTTCATGCAACCTCTAAGGCATCTGCCTACACAGGTGTGAGTCTTGGAATCCGACGGGATGTAGATGTAATTATTGACGTGGAGGATTACCTGAGATGGCGAGAAGAGACTGAACTAGGTTCGATGGGGTCTACTCCCAATTCTCGCAGAAAGCAAGACTTTGGACTCCTTGTTGGCACTCAGTATCGTTTGAATCAATGGTTGGATGTAGGGCTCCGATTCACGCAGATGCTTAGTCCCGGATATTCAAGGAATGATGTTGTCGATATCAGATTGAGCTCACTTCAGCTGTACGTGACGATTGGTCTGCCTCAATAGCAGAATAAGTTGAAATTCGATTCGTTATCATTGTGCTATGTCGATAAGAGTTCTTCTTTTTTCTTTTCTGACAATGGTGTCCGGGTGCCTTTGCGCGCAGACGGATGCTGACCGATCCAATTTCAGGTTCGGACTAATCGGTGGGTCGCAATATTCCATGATGTTGTCTTTTGATGATTTGGACCTTGACGTTTTACATGGTCCTGGTTCGTACATGGCCGGGGTGTATGCGAAGGCTCGATTGAAAGGATCTTTGTT
Coding sequences within it:
- a CDS encoding lysoplasmalogenase, producing MKKQTRLLVIIYLIWLIAELYTETIQWDYPVLHGIMKGGLMPILTIISTLARKSFGKLFPFFILAQLFSWFGDILLLGSENESYFIAGLSSFLIAQLLYALTFFKAVDTNFEQIVLRKYPLTLIIPVALSGTIFSILKNDVGEMMIPVLFYTFAITTMLLGGIARWRKTSRYSFWFVALGAAIFMLSDTLIAFNRFHSPISYSDLYIMGTYGSAQLMLTLGIVAHVEEWRS
- a CDS encoding sterol desaturase family protein; the protein is MTIGIYTVVYELLEPITPWQMVDHWAAFILCFVAVDLAYYWSHRVSHQVNLFWTGHVVHHQSEEYNLSVALRQGAFQKMLMFWVYLPLAAIGFPPEWFLISIGFNLLYQFWIHTELIDRMGPLEYILNTPSHHRVHHGRNPKYIDKNHAGVFIIWDRMFGTFQQEEERPTYGITRPLNTFNPVMAHVQPFKELWADVGSIPSLGDKIRFLFASPGWYPESMGGFNAPPELTGKEEKYDRKIPLGLNIYLLVEYTILIGASAFILFTLENYTMNQKMLFLVFTLYQVFALGSIFDQSRSGVFLEAIRLALMMGFGVWLALVIGQIPVAATVIISGLVSTAWFAILRSRGRFDEKAD
- a CDS encoding outer membrane beta-barrel protein — translated: MKKLILLMCLIAFSSASFAQNESDLAGVRLGATIGTQYSFMRYPADFIVNRVQGLGSFHAGAWMKVKVVDPLYVRVEGIYSQRNTKGDYVHQFQEDDGVWYFPIDSKVKDTFFEIPIIGEYYVTPEVSGYGGIHTAVLLNSDVTVDDATMAEVADNVDLTVEDITPPDRNNVEIGYILGIQYQVEPNIAVGCRLTRMLTTAYDIDQELDTRYGMYQFYLCIELN